Proteins from one Apis cerana isolate GH-2021 linkage group LG11, AcerK_1.0, whole genome shotgun sequence genomic window:
- the LOC107994267 gene encoding CCR4-NOT transcription complex subunit 10, which produces MSETSELQNKDIGPGVITEQERELAQNALSEFQKGSYANCLSYLNKLETLRPKDLKVMHNKVVVECYKNDLKKTELLRKSLNAICGQMSTIDSTETIDDIEKCVMRYNQAVLLYHSKQYNAALQIMNRLFAFIEPMEESLAHKVCLLLIELHIITEQPDAALSLINYIESQLISTDNSKISSVDKEGIIKSIKEQKEPKKEVDTATDAFKLKLLKCKARIYLMMHQLKLCKREWKTLVSLGTPVNISTVFLKANLEYLRGNYKKAIKLLNSITSENLDFKTTGESSAVLYYNNMACLHLAMGKPNLACFYLRKALHENKCALESVQMKDSDPLSLQPLCTLGGNKHYELMYSLGVSLLHAGQASVAFDCFMDASQKLHNNPKLWLRIAECCIYCHKPTNEVDFNIPKRRKDLVQKVVGSGINRKIILASSLSKDIKYHPEGFPSAIPQLTLEFASLCLKNALFLLPSNNELNVPITIAHNPQTVSLSLTAGHNLGTQHTTLMSQTIAIEALNLKISVLAASAYVCLCLGDYVIALEHAKALLHINKLPGAYRMLGNLYAAESLILMDKISEAIEYLKPENIQDLNTSVLIPEIQDKDKEKSDEVISKPIKMWYPTTVPTGIAVLRYNLAVAYAIRGELDKSGETLKQVWMSKGPDCDIPIHVIMLALYIELQLGHVDISRSIIKQHCPQYR; this is translated from the exons atgagtgAAACATCTGAACTACAGAATAAAGATATTGGTCCTGGAGTAATAACAGAACAAGAACGTGAATTGGCTCAAAATGCATTATCTGAATTTCAAAAAGGCTCATATGCTAAttgtttatcatatttaaataaactagAAACTCTTAGGCCtaaagatttaaaagtaaTGCATAATAAAGTTGTAGtagaatgttataaaaatgatttaaaaaaaacagaattattaagaaaaagtttaaatgcAATATGTGGACAAATGTCTACAATTGATTCAACTGAAACCATagatgatattgaaaaatgtgtTATGAGGTATAATCAAgcagttttattatatcattcaaaacaatataatGCTGCACTTCAAATTATGAATAGATTATTTGCTTTCATAGAACCTATgg aagaatCATTAGCACACAAAGTATGTCTTCTTTTGAtagaattacatataataacagAACAACCAGATGCAgcattatctttaattaattatatagaaagtCAACTTATATCTAcagataattctaaaatttcatctGTTGACAAAGAGggtataattaaatctataaagGAACAAAAGGAGCCGAAAAAAGAAGTTGATACAGCTACAGAtgcattcaaattaaaattattaaaatgcaaaGCTAGAATATACCTTATGATGCatcaattgaaattatgtaaaagGGAATGGAAGACATTAGTTTCTTTGGGTACACCTGta aatataTCAACTGTATTTTTAAAAGCTAATCTTGAATATTTAAGAGGAAATTACAAGAaagctattaaattattaaattctataacatcagaaaatttagattttaa aactaCTGGAGAATCTTCTGctgtgttatattataataatatggcATGTTTACATCTTGCTATGGGTAAACCAAATTTggcatgtttttatttaagaaaagctttacatgaaaataaatgtgCTCTAGAAAGTGTACAAATGAAAGATAGTG atcCTTTATCTTTGCAACCATTGTGTACTCTTGGTGGGAATAAACATTATGAATTAATGTATAGTTTAGGTGTATCTTTATTGCATGCAGGACAAGCATCAGTAGCTTTTGATTGTTTTATGGATGCTTCACAAAAGCTTCATAATAATCCTAAATTATGGTTAAGAATTGCCGAATGTTGTATTTATTGTCATAAACcg ACAAATGAAGtcgattttaatattccaaaacGAAGAAAGGATTTAGTACAAAAAGTTGTTGGTTCaggaattaatagaaaaattattttagcttcctctctttccaaagatataaaatatcatcctGAAGGTTTTCCTTCTGCTATACCACAATTAACATTGGAATTTGCATCTTTGTGTTTAAAgaatgcattatttttattaccaaGTAATAATGAACTTAATGTACCAATTACAATTGCTCACAATCCACAAACAGTATCTCTATCATTAACAGCTGGTCATAATTTAG gcaCTCAACATACTACTTTAATGTCTCAAACTATAGCTATTGaggcattaaatttaaaaattagtgtTTTGGCTGCAAGTGCTTACGTATGTTTATGTCTTGGTGATTATGTTATTGCACTTGAACATGCTAAagcattattacatattaataaattacctGGAGCATATAGAATGTTGGGAAATCTTTATGCAGCAGAAAGTTTGATATTAATGGATAAAATTAGTGAAGCTATTGAATATCTTAAACCAGAAAATATTCAAGACTTAAATACTTCTGTACTTATTCCTGAAATTCAAGATaaagacaaagaaaaatcTGATGAGGTTATTTCAAAACCTATAAAAa tgTGGTATCCAACAACAGTCCCTACGGGTATTGCTGTACTCCGTTACAATTTAGCTGTAGCCTATGCTATTCGTGGCGAACTTGATAAGTCTGGAGAAACTTTAAAACAG gtTTGGATGTCAAAAGGTCCTGATTGTGATATTCCTATACATGTAATAATGTTAGCCTTATACATAGAATTACAATtag gTCATGTAGATATTTCAAGGTCAATAATAAAACAACATTGTCCACAATATCGTTGa
- the LOC107998485 gene encoding zinc finger protein ZFP2 encodes MSEIKHQQLKILSQFSSENQEYINKLQTNDEICLSSIYNSNIEIQVRSKNKNYKNNVEFDFIKLENISLQSLSNSQNELKIKYTEQNNIKIKNESMESITHLNNKNISDDFKLITINNEINKEDMKDNNIPIKVKKGFVFEKNIFSQLKDKSYNYEIKNENLNDENNDPETKFITSINQNKIKINSLIMLNKQVKSCNQCSMTFRYKRHLDRHLEGHQKNNCSHCNAKFARRKHLDIHLFRSHGERVTKYPYSCDVCSRSFPKRILLNRHRAKHNYENGKVCSDCGEMLKTEEDDKKHKENYCIRKQFKCKKCLQTFSIEQTYTAHIQNHNNHKCSKCDVTFASKKKVHEHYKMVHSSKLNHNQISNGIYFCADCRNTFLKKDDYSRHLNSTSHLNKINKEISQRNIFICLICSKKLISQRALDQHVRRIHKKEKRFTCNIYGCTFQCARKSDLDRHKQLHIEQRNIICEQCGKTFTSVSILNDHVLYIHNKERQFICEECGKAFKRNSLLKRHKLSHQQYRPFVCMQCSTAFKRSHHLSRHMETCHRITLEKKKKVVKLMKTEDGHLVPIPEKPKNLKPKKLKIKAESNNRNLTSNDKTLSFQDMNIINEHKDLNLETLLFNDLYENSTLSLEFNLLPNTNSASQVLSLVDINAEQIVTVEVTSPKTLIMNDVIDQFEVNYNEILNFNYRDSEFENAILNTDQNLYDHVNYSGLSLETVEGTSLFLDSNINKDTLPIENYLNQSFPSFLNL; translated from the exons aTGTCGGAAATAAAAcatcaacaattaaaaatattgtcacAATTTTCATCTGAAAATcag gaatatataaataaacttcaaactaatgatgaaatatgtttatcttctatatataattcaaatattgaaatacaagttagaagcaaaaataaaaattataaaaataatgttgaatttgattttataaaattagaaaatatttctttacaaagtttatcaaattctcaaaatgaattaaagattaaatatacagaacaaaataatataaaaataaaaaatgaatctatGGAATCTATaactcatttaaataataaaaatatttctgatgattttaaattaataacaatcaataatgaaattaataaagaagatatgaaagataataatattcctattaaagtaaaaaaaggttttgtatttgaaaaaaatatttttagtcaacttaaagataaatcatataattatgaaattaagaatgaaaatttaaatgatgaaaataatgatcctgaaactaaatttataacatcaattaatcaaaataaaatcaagatcAACAGTTTAATTATGCTAAATAAACAAGTTAAATCATGTAATCAATGTTCAATGACATTTAGATACAAAAGACATTTAGATCGACATTTGGAAGgtcatcaaaaaaataattgttctcATTGCAATGCAAAATTTGCTAGACGCAAACATCTTGACATACATTTATTTCGTTCACATGGTGAAAGAGTAACAAAATATCCATATTCTTGTGATGTATGTTCTCGTAGCTTTCCTAAACGTATCTTATTAAATCGTCATCGTGCAAAACATAACTATGAAAATGGCAAAGTTTGTTCAGATTGTGGAGAAATGTTAAAAACAGAAGAAGATGATAAGAAacacaaagaaaattattgtataagaaaacaatttaaatgtaaaaaatgtttacaaacatttagTATTGAACAAACATATACAGCTCATAtccaaaatcataataatcataaatgctCAAAATGTGATGTCACTTTtgcttctaaaaaaaaagtgcaTGAGCATTATAAAATGGTACattcttcaaaattgaatcataatcaaatatcaaatg gtatttatttttgtgcTGATTgtagaaatacttttttaaaaaaagatgattattCTCGCCATTTAAATTCTACATCacatcttaataaaataaataaagaaatatctcaaagaaatatttttatatgtttaatttgttctaagaaattaatttcacaaagAGCTCTTGATCAACATGTTAGACgtatacataaaaaagaaaaaagatttacatGTAACATATATGGTTGTACATTTCAATGTGCAAGAAAATCAGACTTGGATAGACATAAACAGTTACATATAGAACAAAGAAACATTATATGTGAACAATGTGGTAAAACTTTTACTAGTGTTAGTATTCTTAATGATCATGttctttatatacataataaggAAAGACAATTTATATGTGAAGAATGTGGTAAAGCATTTAAACGaaatagtttattaaaaagacaTAAATTATCTCATCAACAATATCGACCATTTGTTTGTATGCAATGTAGTACTGCTTTCAAGAGATCCCATCATCTTTCTCGCCACATGGAAACTTGTCATAGAATTAcgcttgaaaagaaaaagaag gtAGTAAAACTCATGAAAACAGAAGATGGTCATCTTGTTCCAATACCAGAAAAACCAAAAAATCTTAAacccaaaaaattaaaaattaaagcagaatctaataatagaaatttaacatcaaatgataaaactttatcttttcaagatatgaatattattaatgaacataaggatttaaatttagaaacactattatttaatgatttatatgaaaattcaacACTatcattagaatttaatttattaccaaATACAAATTCTGCCTCACAAGTTCTTTCATTAGTAGATATCAATGCAGAACAAATTGTGACTGTAGAAGTTACTAGTccaaaaacattaataatgaatgatGTTATAGATCAATTTgaagtaaattataatgaaatattaaatttcaattatcgagATTCAGAATTTGAAAATGCAATTCTAAATAcagatcaaaatttatatgatcatGTAAATTATTCTGGATTATCATTAGAAACTGTAGAAGGAACATCACTTTTTTTGgattcaaatattaacaaagATACTTTaccaatagaaaattatttaaatcaatcatttccatcgtttttaaatctttaa
- the LOC107998581 gene encoding peptidyl-prolyl cis-trans isomerase FKBP8 isoform X2 — MNPNEPMTKATLNEHPPEEWIDILGNGQLKKKVIKNGKNGTRPNRSDMCTLKIIGKLKDNTIVEKYEDLKIQLGDVELIQGLDLAIALMDVNEIAEIEVDPRFAYGSLGKEPNIPSNATILYTVELKSSELEAEIETLNANQRKEIGNKKRERGNWWFTRNEPTLAIQCYRRALEFLLPTESRTPYQSEAEDTTDAELQALLEDRMKVYNNLAAAQMKTQAYDAALKSVESVLSCQPQNVKALFRKGKILHYKGEHALAYQTLLQAAKLEPETKAIQMELAILKEKNAKDAQHEKNLYRKMLGAHKNNNTSLKNLKKGNKNKNSSKFTWSLIGGATAAVLSVLLYRFIS, encoded by the exons ATGA ATCCAAATGAACCAATGACAAAAGCAACTTTAAATGAACATCCACCTGAAGAGTGGATAGATATTTTAGGAAATGGAcagcttaaaaaaaaagttataaaaaatggaaaaaatggaaCACGACCAAATAGATCTGATATGtgtactttaaaaattattggcaaattaaaagataatacaaTAGTTGAAAAGTATGAAGatcttaaaattcaattaggaGATGTTGAATTGATTCAG GGATTAGATTTAGCAATTGCATTAATGGATGTGAATGAAATTGCTGAAATTGAAGTTGATCCAAGATTTGCTTATGGTTCTCTAGGAAAAGAACCAAATATTCCATCTAATGcaactattttatatacagttgaattaaaatcaagTGAATTAGAAGCAGAAATAGAAACTCTTAATGCTAATCAGCGAAAAGAAATtgg caataaaaaaCGAGAACGTGGGAATTGGTGGTTTACTCGTAATGAACCAACACTTGCAATTCAATGTTACCGGAGAGCATTAGAATTTTTGTTACCAACAGAAAGTCGTACACCCTATCAAAGTGAAGCAGAAGATACTACTGATGCAGAATTGCAAGCTTTGTTAGAGGATCGTatgaaagtatataataatttagcaGCTGCACAAATGAAAACACAAGCTTATGATGCAGCATTGAAAAGTGTAGAAAGTGTTCTGAGTTGTCAACCTCAAAATGTAAAGGCTCTATTTAGAAAAG gaaaaattttgcattataaaGGAGAACATGCATTAGCATATCAAACATTGCTTCAAGCAGCAAAATTGGAGCCAGAAACAAAAGCTATTCAGATGGAATTagctattttaaaagaaaaaaatgctaAGGATGCTCAGcatgaaaagaatttatatcgtAAAATGTTAGGTGcacataaaaataacaatacatctttaaaaaatttaaagaaaggaaataagaataaaaattcatcaaaatttacATGGAGCTTAATTGGTGGAGCAACTGCAGCAGTTTTAAGTGTCCTTTTATACAGATTTATTtcgtga
- the LOC107998581 gene encoding peptidyl-prolyl cis-trans isomerase FKBP8 isoform X3, with protein sequence MTKATLNEHPPEEWIDILGNGQLKKKVIKNGKNGTRPNRSDMCTLKIIGKLKDNTIVEKYEDLKIQLGDVELIQGLDLAIALMDVNEIAEIEVDPRFAYGSLGKEPNIPSNATILYTVELKSSELEAEIETLNANQRKEIGNKKRERGNWWFTRNEPTLAIQCYRRALEFLLPTESRTPYQSEAEDTTDAELQALLEDRMKVYNNLAAAQMKTQAYDAALKSVESVLSCQPQNVKALFRKGKILHYKGEHALAYQTLLQAAKLEPETKAIQMELAILKEKNAKDAQHEKNLYRKMLGAHKNNNTSLKNLKKGNKNKNSSKFTWSLIGGATAAVLSVLLYRFIS encoded by the exons ATGACAAAAGCAACTTTAAATGAACATCCACCTGAAGAGTGGATAGATATTTTAGGAAATGGAcagcttaaaaaaaaagttataaaaaatggaaaaaatggaaCACGACCAAATAGATCTGATATGtgtactttaaaaattattggcaaattaaaagataatacaaTAGTTGAAAAGTATGAAGatcttaaaattcaattaggaGATGTTGAATTGATTCAG GGATTAGATTTAGCAATTGCATTAATGGATGTGAATGAAATTGCTGAAATTGAAGTTGATCCAAGATTTGCTTATGGTTCTCTAGGAAAAGAACCAAATATTCCATCTAATGcaactattttatatacagttgaattaaaatcaagTGAATTAGAAGCAGAAATAGAAACTCTTAATGCTAATCAGCGAAAAGAAATtgg caataaaaaaCGAGAACGTGGGAATTGGTGGTTTACTCGTAATGAACCAACACTTGCAATTCAATGTTACCGGAGAGCATTAGAATTTTTGTTACCAACAGAAAGTCGTACACCCTATCAAAGTGAAGCAGAAGATACTACTGATGCAGAATTGCAAGCTTTGTTAGAGGATCGTatgaaagtatataataatttagcaGCTGCACAAATGAAAACACAAGCTTATGATGCAGCATTGAAAAGTGTAGAAAGTGTTCTGAGTTGTCAACCTCAAAATGTAAAGGCTCTATTTAGAAAAG gaaaaattttgcattataaaGGAGAACATGCATTAGCATATCAAACATTGCTTCAAGCAGCAAAATTGGAGCCAGAAACAAAAGCTATTCAGATGGAATTagctattttaaaagaaaaaaatgctaAGGATGCTCAGcatgaaaagaatttatatcgtAAAATGTTAGGTGcacataaaaataacaatacatctttaaaaaatttaaagaaaggaaataagaataaaaattcatcaaaatttacATGGAGCTTAATTGGTGGAGCAACTGCAGCAGTTTTAAGTGTCCTTTTATACAGATTTATTtcgtga
- the LOC107998581 gene encoding peptidyl-prolyl cis-trans isomerase FKBP8 isoform X1, translated as MTIQTFENNKMEDESNQSGTTQADFINEELNFDVDPNEPMTKATLNEHPPEEWIDILGNGQLKKKVIKNGKNGTRPNRSDMCTLKIIGKLKDNTIVEKYEDLKIQLGDVELIQGLDLAIALMDVNEIAEIEVDPRFAYGSLGKEPNIPSNATILYTVELKSSELEAEIETLNANQRKEIGNKKRERGNWWFTRNEPTLAIQCYRRALEFLLPTESRTPYQSEAEDTTDAELQALLEDRMKVYNNLAAAQMKTQAYDAALKSVESVLSCQPQNVKALFRKGKILHYKGEHALAYQTLLQAAKLEPETKAIQMELAILKEKNAKDAQHEKNLYRKMLGAHKNNNTSLKNLKKGNKNKNSSKFTWSLIGGATAAVLSVLLYRFIS; from the exons aTGACTAttcaaacttttgaaaataacaaG atgGAAGATGAATCTAATCAGTCAGGAACAACTCAAGCTGATTTCATTAATGAAGAATTAAACTTTGATGTAGATCCAAATGAACCAATGACAAAAGCAACTTTAAATGAACATCCACCTGAAGAGTGGATAGATATTTTAGGAAATGGAcagcttaaaaaaaaagttataaaaaatggaaaaaatggaaCACGACCAAATAGATCTGATATGtgtactttaaaaattattggcaaattaaaagataatacaaTAGTTGAAAAGTATGAAGatcttaaaattcaattaggaGATGTTGAATTGATTCAG GGATTAGATTTAGCAATTGCATTAATGGATGTGAATGAAATTGCTGAAATTGAAGTTGATCCAAGATTTGCTTATGGTTCTCTAGGAAAAGAACCAAATATTCCATCTAATGcaactattttatatacagttgaattaaaatcaagTGAATTAGAAGCAGAAATAGAAACTCTTAATGCTAATCAGCGAAAAGAAATtgg caataaaaaaCGAGAACGTGGGAATTGGTGGTTTACTCGTAATGAACCAACACTTGCAATTCAATGTTACCGGAGAGCATTAGAATTTTTGTTACCAACAGAAAGTCGTACACCCTATCAAAGTGAAGCAGAAGATACTACTGATGCAGAATTGCAAGCTTTGTTAGAGGATCGTatgaaagtatataataatttagcaGCTGCACAAATGAAAACACAAGCTTATGATGCAGCATTGAAAAGTGTAGAAAGTGTTCTGAGTTGTCAACCTCAAAATGTAAAGGCTCTATTTAGAAAAG gaaaaattttgcattataaaGGAGAACATGCATTAGCATATCAAACATTGCTTCAAGCAGCAAAATTGGAGCCAGAAACAAAAGCTATTCAGATGGAATTagctattttaaaagaaaaaaatgctaAGGATGCTCAGcatgaaaagaatttatatcgtAAAATGTTAGGTGcacataaaaataacaatacatctttaaaaaatttaaagaaaggaaataagaataaaaattcatcaaaatttacATGGAGCTTAATTGGTGGAGCAACTGCAGCAGTTTTAAGTGTCCTTTTATACAGATTTATTtcgtga
- the LOC107998582 gene encoding peptidyl-prolyl cis-trans isomerase 5, which translates to MKLLLLVGTVLAMFCTTGNADNTKGPKVTDKVWFDINIDGKYEGRIEIGLFGKTVPKTVENFIELSKKPQGEGYKGSKFHRVISEFMIQGGDFTKGDGTGGHSIYGSRFKDENFKLNHYGAGWLSMANAGKDTNGSQFFITVKQTPWLDGRHVVFGKVIKGMDVVRKIENVNTDTRDRPIKDVIIADCGAEVVANPFSVSKEDATD; encoded by the exons atgaaaTTGCTTTTATTAGTGGGAACAGTATTAGCGATGTTTTGTACAACCGGTAATGCTGATAATACGAAAGGCCCAAAAGTTACAGATaaa GTATggtttgatattaatattgatggtAAATATGAAGgaagaattgaaattggaCTTTTTGGAAAAACAGTTCCAAAAAcagttgaaaatttcattgaattatctaaaaaaccTCAAGGAGAAGGATATAAGGGTAGTAAATTTCATAGAGTCATTAGTGAATTTATGATTCAAGGAGGAGATTTTACAAAAGGAGATGGAACTGGAG GACATAGTATTTATGGTAGTCGTttcaaagatgaaaatttcaaattaaatcattatggTGCTGGATGGTTATCTATGGCAAATGCTGGAAAAGATACCAATGGTTCTCAGTTTTTTATTACTGTAAAACAAACTCCATGGCTTGATGGTAGACATGTTGTATTTGGCAAAGTAATTAAAGGAATg gatgtagtaagaaaaattgaaaatgtaaatactgATACACGAGATAGACCAATAAAAGATGTTATAATTGCTGATTGTGGTGCAGAAGTAGTAGCAAATCCTTTCAGTGTATCAAAAGAAGATGCtacagattaa